The Chitiniphilus purpureus sequence CGCTCAAGCAGCGCAATGTGACCTATCAGCGGCTGGCGGTGTCCTTTGCCTACCACTCGCGCTGGATCGAGGGCGCCGAGGCGCAGTTTGCCGAATTCATGCGCTCGATCCCACTGGGGCGGGGTGGCCTGCCGCTGGTGTGCTGCGCGCAGGGCCAGACGCTCACCGATCTGTCGGACGGCTTCTTCTGGCGCGTGGTGCGCCAGCCGATCCGTTTTCGGGACGCGGTGGCGCACCTGGAGCGGCAGGGCCGGCATCGCTATATCGACGTCGGGCCGTCCGGCACGCTGGCCACCTTCGTCAAATACGGGCTGCCGGCCATGTCCAGCTCCAGCGCACACCCGGTGCTCACCCCCTACGGGCAGGACCGCAAGAACCTGGCTGCGTTGCTGGCCACGTTGCCGGCCACGGCATGATGGGAGCGGCGCACGACCATGGCTGACTGGTACGACGAACTGAGCACGGCGCTCGCCTCCGGCGACGCGACCCGGATGCAGGCCATGCTGGCGCGGGTGCCCAGCACGGTACTGCAAGGCGCGCTGCCCTATCTGGCACAGCTGGCCGAAACCGCGCTGGCACAAGGGCGGCCGGCCGAGGCGCTGGTCTACTACGACCAGATCATCGCCGCAGCGCCGGCACATTTGGACGCGCACGCCGGGCGCGTACGCGCGCTGCTGGCTCTGGCGCGGTTCGCGCAGGCACGGGCCGGCGCCGAACGGCTGGTGGCACTGGCGCCGCGGCACGCGCTTGCCTACCGGCTGCAGGCCGACGCCCACGCCGGGCTCGACGAGCCGCAACATGCGCTGGCGGCCTATCGGCAGGCTTTGCGCCTGGAACCGGACGACGCCGAGACCGCCCAGCGCCTGCAGGCGCTGCAGGCAGCGCAACAGCAGGCGGCGGTGCTGCGCCAGGTGCTCGATCCCGCGACGCCGCAGGAGGCACCACCGCAGGCGTCGCCACCCGGCGTGGTGTTCGACCCGGCACTGCTGGGCGATCCGGCCATCCCCGCGTCGTTCGACACCTTCCGGGTCGATGGGCTGCGGCAGCATCTGCGGCGCTACAGCGCCCAGCGCGCGCCCGGCAACGCCCTCGCCCGGCTGGCGGACCCGGCATGGCTGGCGGCCTGGGACACCGCGCTCGCCGGCACCGCGGGCCGACGTGTGCTGTTCTGCGGCAGCGAACTGGGCGTGTTCGCCCTGCGCGCGCTGCAGCACGGCGCCGCGCAGGTGCGTTGCGAGGAGGCCTTCGCGCTTGAGGCGCGCATCGCCGACGGCATGGCGCAAAAGCATTTCCTGGCGGCATGGCACGCCCAGCACGGCGAGGTGGCCGCGGGCTGGACCGAGGCGCAGCGCCGCACGTCGTTCGAACAGTTTGCCCAGGGCATCGACGTGGTCACGGCGAGTCCGGAAACGCCCGCGGCGCAGGACTGCGACTGCATCGTGTTCCCCAGCATCGATCACACCCTGCTCGGGACCGGCATCGTCGCGGCGGTGCGCCGCCATGCCCGCGCCGGTGCCCGCGTGCTGCCGGCGCGCGCCACCGTGTTCGCAATGGGCATCGCCTGGCGCTACCCGGACGCGGCCTGTGCGCTGGAGGCCATCAACGCCCTGCGCTGGAGCCCCTACCCGCAGCCACTCGATCTGCCGCCAGGGCTCTGGCAGTCGCTGACCGAGCCCACCCGGGTCGGCCAGATCGATCTTGCCGATTTTCGCGAGGCGGATTGGGACATCGCGCTGCCGGCCACCACCGCCGGCACGGTGGATGCCATCGTGTTCTGGTTCGAGCTGGACCTGGGCGAGGTGTGCATCAGCAACGCCCCGGACAGCCCCCTCTGCGCCATCCGCCCGGCGGTGCAGTACACCGACCCGATCGCGCTGCAACCGGGCGAGGCATTGCAGACCACGCTGCGGATCACCTCGACCCGGCTGCACTTCGAAACCCGGCCGGCACCGTCGCTGCCGCGCACGCGGCAGTTGCCCGGCTGGTATGTGCCGATGCTGGGCGACGCGCGGCGCAACCAGGGCTATCGCGAGGCCCTGACACGGGCACTTGCCACCCGGCCGGACGCACTGGTGCTCGACATCGGCGCCGGTTGCGGCCTGCTGTCGCTGCTGGCCGCCTCGGCCGGTGCCGGGCGTGTGATCGGTTGCGAGGCCCAGCGTGCGCTCGCCGAGGCCGGCCGCGCAGTCATCGGGCGCAGCGGCCTCGCGGACCGGGTCACGCTGCTGCACCGGGACTGCCGCAAGCTGCAGCTGCCGGACGATCTGCCGCGCCGCGCCGATCTGGCGCTGTTCGAGCTGTTCGACTGCAGCCTGATCGGCGAAGGCGTCCTGCATTTCCTGGCCCATGCGCGCGAACACCTGCTGGCGGCGGATGCCTGCTATCTGCCCGCCGCCGCCCGCATCCGCGCCCAGGTGATCGAATACCGGATCGAGCGCATCTGGGAGATCGACGCCACCCTGCTCAACCCCTACCGCGCCGCGCCCGGGTCGAGCAACGTCGATGCCGCCCGGCTTGGCCATCGCGCGCTGAGCGCACCGTTCGACGTATTCGCCTTCGACTTCGCCAGCGCCGGCCCCGCGCCGCAGCAGCAACCGATCAGCGTGCCGGCGCTGGCACCGGGCATGGCCGGCGCAGTGCTGTTCTGGTTCGACCTGAACCTTGACGGCGAACATTGGCTATCCAACGCGCCGGACAGCGGCGATGCGCTGCACTGGAAGCAGGGGCTGCAACTGCTGCCCGAAGTGCGCGTCGCGCCCGGCATGCCGCTGCCGCTGCTGGCGCGACACGACGGCAGCAACCTCGCCTTCGCCTGGCAGGACGACGCGCTGCCGCAGGAAGGCCGCGCCACGACCCCCCGCTACGACCCCCGCTGGCTCGCCGCCGCCGCTGAGCTGGAACAGCACACCCGCAACCTGCTGCAACACTGCGCCGCCAACCCCGACGAATACGCCAAGGTGGCGCAGATCGCCCAACGCATGGCCATCGACCCGGCAGCCCACGGCCTGGACCCGGTGATCGCGCAGCGCTTTGCGGGGATGTTTTTGGAGGGGTGAGGGGTGAGGGTGTCCGGGCGAACTTTGGTACGGCTTGCCCCATGCGGGGCCTATGCAAGACGAAGCGACGTGCAACTGATCACTGCCTCCTCATCAGCAGATGAGGCCGACGTTTGCATGCTGTTTTATAAACGGTACTTCTTATTTCGACAATTACTCCCCCTCAAACCGCCTCAAATACTGGCAAATGATTACGATGAAATTGTTCGATACCGTACTGACGCAGCGTCTCTAGCCAGCGCTCTGCTACAGTGCGGCCAACCTTTAACTCCAGAGCAGCTTCGCGCAGTAGTAAGAACTCGGTGCGCAGCGTGGTAGGCATGATGCCAGGGTCGTCGGTATTCACCAGAACGCGTACCGGGCCACGACGCATGCCGTAAAGGTTGGCCGCAGCACCTGGTGCTAGTACCGATTCGTCCGGCGGGTGCCAACGGAAAATCGGATGCTCAGCGTATGTTTTCAGCCGTGCAATATACACATTTGAAGTTGGATTGGCCTCAATGGTTAGCCCCAGCTTGTCGTACTCGGTCAGCAGCCAGTCTTGCAGAGCGTGCATGAAATCCAGCTCCGCTAGGGTGTCCACATCCTCCAGCAGATAGTTATCCCCCTTGCAGCCAACCCTAGTGTGAAACCTGCTGTGAGCGTATGCCTTATCTCCTACGCGCACGATCACCAGTGGTGGCTCTTGTACGCTTTGAAACCATCTATGCCGCGCCCGATACAGCTGGCTGGCCAGCGTACTGTTCTCGGCCAACTCAGGATGGTTGGGTAAGGCATGCCGCTCTTTTGAATCGACGAGCCAGCCATCTCCGATCTTACACAAATGGTAATAACAGTTGCGCCGCAACAACCATGCCTGATGCAGATCATCAGCTGTCGCATGGCACAAAGGCGAGGCCTCAAAAGCGGCTGCCGAAGCAGTGATCTTGCCCGTGGCCGCGTTCGTCATGAAATCCGGCACTTGCCACCACGGCGATAAGCTCCAGAAACGCGCAATGCGTCGTTCCAGAATCGGCAACACCTGCTGTGCCAATGGAAGCACGCCGCTCAGCACACTGGCGTGATGCCACAGCCACACTAGATTATCCAGATGCTCGTCCAGCGGCAGCAGCATCTCGCCTTGTCGAGCGGCCCAATTTTTCGGTGCAACGCCCAGTGCCAGCGCATGTCCCAGCCGGTCACCCTCGCGCATCTCGCAAAAGCGCACCGTCTCGTCGATATGGCGCATGCCCGATGCGGGGTGAGCGTAATCTTCACCCGCATGAATGCTTAGATGAAACCCCGTGCTCGCACGTTCGCCATCTGGCCGTGGCTTGAAGCCGCTGCGCAACCAGCGCAGCAGCGGCGCAAACCACTCGATCTTCAACGCATTTTCGTCACCCGCCACGTCCAGCCCGCGAAACCATCTGGCTGGTTGGAAGCGAAAGTTCGAGTTCAGCTTGCCCCCCAGAAACTCGGCTGCCACCCAGCCCGATTCGCTTTGCAGATTGCTCATCAGCTTTTCGGCCTCTTGCCACAGCTCCTTGCTATCCGGTTTGGGGCGCTGGTTTTGTTTGTGTGGTTTCGAGCGCAAGAAATGGCCACAAAATTGCCAGCGTTCCAGAGCCTGCATAGTGGCCAAAGCCTTCATATCCAGTTGGAGATCAGACTCGCCAAAAATATAAGGTGGTTTTGGCAAGTACAAATCGTTGTTCGCAATTAAACCTTGAGCAAGCTCCCTGGCTAATTTAGGTTTGAATGCTAATGGCCCGGACTTGATTTCCGCCACATCGGCCCTACCTGCCCACAATCGGCGTACATTGCCTTGATAGTCTCTACTACGACCAAGCGATGCTTGAAAATAGCGCTCGGCAAAGCGCGTCAGCCCTTGTCCGTCCATGATCAGACTACGACGTAGCAGGTTGACGGTTTGCCAGAAACACAAAATGGTCGCGCGCTGATACGGATCTGTTTCATGCTCACGGTAGCGTCGACAAAGGTAGACATACAGCCACAACCAGCGATTGGCTGCCCCGCAGCTCATCGCCTGCGCAAACTCGCCCAGCAGCCAGTTGGCACTGCCAACGTTGTCTACACGCATGCAGGCTGCCAGCAAGCGGCTGTCTGGTTTGCGGATAGGCGTTTGCATGGCAAGGGAGAGCCGTTCCAAGCGCTGCGGCCAACCTGTTGTGCATGAAGGGTTGGCCTTTCCATCGCCTTTGGGTTGTGCTTCGTGGTCATTTTGTGCGAGGCAAGTCTGTGCTCCTGGCTCTAGCAACAACACCAGCAATTGCCGGGCACGCTGCAACAATGGCTGCAAGTTGTCGTGCTGTTCACGCTGCCACGGATTCAGCTTTTCATTCAGCTTCAGCGACTTATCAGCCAGCAGATAGTCATCCAGAATCGCGCTATCGGCGGTGACGCCCCAGAAATGGACATGCCCTTCAGCAAACGGTAGCGCAGGGTTGCCCGGAGGGGCAAAAAAGGTGGTCTGGGCGGACACCACACGGCGGATGTCGTGCGGGTCAGGACACGGAATTTCTTGCATCCAGCCTGCAAGATGCCAGCCTACTAGCAAGGTCGGGTCCAGCCCAGCCGCCAGCCGCACATAAGCCTGCACTTCGCCCTCACGGTAGCAAAGCAAGTCGCCATTACGCTGCAATAGTTGCTGTTGCAGCCCATCCAGCCAGGGCAGTTCTGGTGTCAGCAGCAAGTCGCCATCCAGCATGTGTCCCATCAACTGCCGCACATCGGTCAGGCGATGTTCACGCGGATAGCGTGCTTCTACACCTTCAACTAGCAAGTGGTAGAGGTCACCCCCCAGCCGCCGCCAACGGTCGCTGGCAAGATCGTCGGCTGGCTGCAGCAAGTGCTGCCACAGCCGTGCGGCCAACCTTTCATCGCTGTAAAAACATTCAGAGGCGTGTTCAGTCAGGGTGCGCTGGAGCATCAGAAAACCCCGTGAGTCCAGGAAATTTCTCCTCAAGTTCAAGTGCTTTATTCAATGCCACCTTTGCTGCAGAATTTCGTTTATATTCTTTAGACATTTCCTCCCAAATTTCTTTGCATTTACTCTCAGGCATCGCACGAATTGCTTTTTTCACTTTCTCAATATCGCCTTCTTTCCCGCCAAAATTAATATTCAACTTGTCAGACAGCCATTTATTCGCTGATTTTTTTTTGCCTTTCTTTGATTGTGCGCCTGACATTGAATCAGGTCTTTTTCGCGACAAATAAGTATTGCATACATCATCAACCAGATTCCGCAATGGGTGGTAAGCCAATGCATTAGCGATAGTCCTGGTTTTGCGACCAAACAATGCTCGGTGATCTTCGACGTCTGTTCGACCGGCAACGCGCTGCTTATACGGTGCAAGGTGGCCAATGTTCATCTTGAAGTGATCATTCTGCTTAAAATTTCTTGAGCTACGCAATCCAACATCGGTTACCAGTTCTGGCAAGCCAAACAAACGCCCTTTCTCGAAGCTGCCAAATGCAGACCAAGTTGCATAAAACACCAAGCCCGCCTTATTCAAGGCAATCGTCAAGTAATTCAATCCATTCTGATGGGTTTTGTTATCGGAAATCATGGCATAAACCTTCTCGAAAACCTTGTAGACCAACCAGGGCGATATATCCAATTGGTCAATTTCGTATCCCTCTCGCCATTGCTTGATCTCGAGCTGCAGCGCTATCAATGCTGAATCGAGTGGAGTTTCCTTATCTTCATCAACATTTTCGTCTGGACCCCCACTCTCCTCATCGGCCGGATCGTTTTGGGCCGAAACCACGATATCCTGCGCTAGGTCTTTGGCAGAGAAAAATGGTGCAGCGAGAAGAATCCTTTGTAAATCGCTTAACTCTACGTTGCCAAGCAGGCTGGCAATAATCAACTCAAAGATGCGCCCGATATTCAGCACTACCGCACGTTGAGCTGACTGGTAAAAGTAATATTCCGCCAGTAGATTGAGCAACAATCCTGCCTTTCCTGGTAGCTTTTCATCTGAATCAACACCACGCGCTAGCTTGCGAAGCTCGCCCTTCAAGGCTTGGTTGTTGTGTTTACGACTTGAGGCAAGTTGATTATTGAAAGATTGACTGACACTGCAACCAATCTCAGCCTGCGGGTATGGCAGGATTGTTTTTATCTCGAAAAGATCACGAAACCACATCTTTGGTAATCTGTCTCCCAGAGAGTCACTCCAATTGGTCAAATCATGGTATTTTTCGAAATGCTGATAATTCGCATGGCCATGCGCACGCGGTTGGAATAGAGGTGTATCAAACAGGCTGCCGGTACGCTGGCTGGCCAGTGTCCCTCGCCATTGCTGCCAATACTGCCGTGCCAGCAAAACCAGATACGCCACACCACCCGTGGGCTCGAACTTGAAATGTTTTTCCAAGCTGGATATCCACGCTGAGCGATTAGATTCGATCCAGTCTTCTGTTGCATAGGCTGGTAAAGATGCCTTGAGATATTCAGCAAACTTGGCATAAGCCGGGCCATATTCGCGCTTCTCGGCCTTATGCTGTATCTGGTATTCCTTTTCAAATTCCTCAATCGCTTTTTCAGGCACATCTGGCATTTGCCATGCACGCTTGGCCTGCAAGGCTGAGTCCGCTTCTTTGATGCTTTTAGGCAAAGTTGGGATTAGTTTTTGGCACTGATTCAAGAGCTGGGTCAGGGCACGGATCGAAGGGATGGGCAGCGGCAACTGACTATTACCAAGGCCATTCACCGGCCCGGATAAAAAAATCTCCAACCAAGCAATGAAATTGCGCAGCGGCATCACCTCAGCATTTTGTCCATCACGCAAATAGATATTGCTTTGCTGCCAATATTTCCTAACCTCCGGCATCGTCAGGCGGCGCGGAAATGGCAGGATTTTGCGCTGATACTCCGAGGCCAACTCTACTGCGCTTTCATAAGCCTCATTGCGACGATAGCTGGAGTCCTTGATAAGGCGCCCATGAAAATCGCGCCAAGTCACTTCGTCGTAGAGTGCACGGTCACCACAGACGATGGGCAGCACATAGGGTGTAGCCAGATAACGTCGCACGATTTCGAGGTTTTCAAAGGCACGGTTGAGTGCGGTATCGACATCGTCAATCGGCAGGATCAGCAGCTTTTTCTCCAGAAGGCTCAGTACCTCGCGGAAGAAATCCTGCACGCAGTCGGCCAGCTGCTTGTTGCTGTACATGGCACGCACTTTGTCCATGCCGTGATGGTTCTCTTGTGTTTCTACTGATTCCAGTGATTGGGCGAGCTTGTCCAGTGTCTGATTTAGGTATATGGCTTTGTTCGGGGTTGTTCTTTGCGCCTCCTTGACATCTTTATCGTGCAGTATGGCCGCGACAATAATGTGTAGAAATAGCGATTCGCCATCTTCCAGCAGGGTTGGGTCTACCGGGTCGAGGATGTGCACATCTTTCAGGGCATCACGGTCTTTGAGATAGCTTTTCAAGTTCACGAGCACTGCGGTCTTGCCAGTGCCGCGTGCGCCGTCAATCGAAATGGCGTTGTGCTCGCGCAAACCATTCAGCGCTTTGTCTTGGGCAATTTTTGCCTTTTCCAGAGCTTCATTAATCATCTCTTCCAGCGGTTCGTACACTTCGTCACGTGGCAACAAGGTGTTGGCATCCCGCAGTACCGCGCTTTCACTGGCGTTAAGAGGGATGTAGCGCTTGTTCTGGTTCATGGTAGGCACCTAGCTGTCGGCTAGCGGGTTTCCATAGGGTCAAGTTAGCACTGAACTTATCACGACAAATACGGACGGCATTTATCATGCCAAATTGACAGTTCATGGCGAGCTTTGACGTTCTATACGATTTATCTGATGGGAGTGCCGATGAGCAGTGTTTTCAACTTGAATCGCTCGGAGTTTAAAGTCGGAAAAAATCTGCGTGGCTTTCGAACGCTGCCGCCCAAATGGGTGGTGCGGAACGGCTGCTTAGGCCAATCAACAGTCACCAATTGCACCATTCCTGCTCATCTAACTGCATATCACCGCAAATGAACCCATGCACCGAATGGTTGGATCGCAAGCAACCCGATACACCGCCTGAGAAGCTGCAAGCTCTGCATCGCGGGGGTTAGTACCCCACCCACGACTCCCTCATCACCATAGCCGGCCAAACCTCATCCGCAAGTGTCGGCACCACTCGGCGCAGCGTCGGGGTGGGCAGTGGGGTGGGGGGGCGTTCGGTGCAGATGGCCAGCAGGTGGTCCGGGGTGGGGCGGAACTGCCAGAACTGCCAGCGTTGTGCGTCGTCGCCCAGCGCGGGGTCGATGGTCAGCTGCACGGCGTGTTCATGTGGATAGTCGAAGCCGAAGCGGTCGAGCGGGATCGACAGGCCCATGCC is a genomic window containing:
- a CDS encoding tetratricopeptide repeat protein is translated as MADWYDELSTALASGDATRMQAMLARVPSTVLQGALPYLAQLAETALAQGRPAEALVYYDQIIAAAPAHLDAHAGRVRALLALARFAQARAGAERLVALAPRHALAYRLQADAHAGLDEPQHALAAYRQALRLEPDDAETAQRLQALQAAQQQAAVLRQVLDPATPQEAPPQASPPGVVFDPALLGDPAIPASFDTFRVDGLRQHLRRYSAQRAPGNALARLADPAWLAAWDTALAGTAGRRVLFCGSELGVFALRALQHGAAQVRCEEAFALEARIADGMAQKHFLAAWHAQHGEVAAGWTEAQRRTSFEQFAQGIDVVTASPETPAAQDCDCIVFPSIDHTLLGTGIVAAVRRHARAGARVLPARATVFAMGIAWRYPDAACALEAINALRWSPYPQPLDLPPGLWQSLTEPTRVGQIDLADFREADWDIALPATTAGTVDAIVFWFELDLGEVCISNAPDSPLCAIRPAVQYTDPIALQPGEALQTTLRITSTRLHFETRPAPSLPRTRQLPGWYVPMLGDARRNQGYREALTRALATRPDALVLDIGAGCGLLSLLAASAGAGRVIGCEAQRALAEAGRAVIGRSGLADRVTLLHRDCRKLQLPDDLPRRADLALFELFDCSLIGEGVLHFLAHAREHLLAADACYLPAAARIRAQVIEYRIERIWEIDATLLNPYRAAPGSSNVDAARLGHRALSAPFDVFAFDFASAGPAPQQQPISVPALAPGMAGAVLFWFDLNLDGEHWLSNAPDSGDALHWKQGLQLLPEVRVAPGMPLPLLARHDGSNLAFAWQDDALPQEGRATTPRYDPRWLAAAAELEQHTRNLLQHCAANPDEYAKVAQIAQRMAIDPAAHGLDPVIAQRFAGMFLEG
- the rdrB gene encoding antiviral RADAR system adenosine deaminase RdrB, coding for MRRNFLDSRGFLMLQRTLTEHASECFYSDERLAARLWQHLLQPADDLASDRWRRLGGDLYHLLVEGVEARYPREHRLTDVRQLMGHMLDGDLLLTPELPWLDGLQQQLLQRNGDLLCYREGEVQAYVRLAAGLDPTLLVGWHLAGWMQEIPCPDPHDIRRVVSAQTTFFAPPGNPALPFAEGHVHFWGVTADSAILDDYLLADKSLKLNEKLNPWQREQHDNLQPLLQRARQLLVLLLEPGAQTCLAQNDHEAQPKGDGKANPSCTTGWPQRLERLSLAMQTPIRKPDSRLLAACMRVDNVGSANWLLGEFAQAMSCGAANRWLWLYVYLCRRYREHETDPYQRATILCFWQTVNLLRRSLIMDGQGLTRFAERYFQASLGRSRDYQGNVRRLWAGRADVAEIKSGPLAFKPKLARELAQGLIANNDLYLPKPPYIFGESDLQLDMKALATMQALERWQFCGHFLRSKPHKQNQRPKPDSKELWQEAEKLMSNLQSESGWVAAEFLGGKLNSNFRFQPARWFRGLDVAGDENALKIEWFAPLLRWLRSGFKPRPDGERASTGFHLSIHAGEDYAHPASGMRHIDETVRFCEMREGDRLGHALALGVAPKNWAARQGEMLLPLDEHLDNLVWLWHHASVLSGVLPLAQQVLPILERRIARFWSLSPWWQVPDFMTNAATGKITASAAAFEASPLCHATADDLHQAWLLRRNCYYHLCKIGDGWLVDSKERHALPNHPELAENSTLASQLYRARHRWFQSVQEPPLVIVRVGDKAYAHSRFHTRVGCKGDNYLLEDVDTLAELDFMHALQDWLLTEYDKLGLTIEANPTSNVYIARLKTYAEHPIFRWHPPDESVLAPGAAANLYGMRRGPVRVLVNTDDPGIMPTTLRTEFLLLREAALELKVGRTVAERWLETLRQYGIEQFHRNHLPVFEAV
- the rdrA gene encoding antiviral RADAR system adenosine triphosphatase RdrA, with the translated sequence MNQNKRYIPLNASESAVLRDANTLLPRDEVYEPLEEMINEALEKAKIAQDKALNGLREHNAISIDGARGTGKTAVLVNLKSYLKDRDALKDVHILDPVDPTLLEDGESLFLHIIVAAILHDKDVKEAQRTTPNKAIYLNQTLDKLAQSLESVETQENHHGMDKVRAMYSNKQLADCVQDFFREVLSLLEKKLLILPIDDVDTALNRAFENLEIVRRYLATPYVLPIVCGDRALYDEVTWRDFHGRLIKDSSYRRNEAYESAVELASEYQRKILPFPRRLTMPEVRKYWQQSNIYLRDGQNAEVMPLRNFIAWLEIFLSGPVNGLGNSQLPLPIPSIRALTQLLNQCQKLIPTLPKSIKEADSALQAKRAWQMPDVPEKAIEEFEKEYQIQHKAEKREYGPAYAKFAEYLKASLPAYATEDWIESNRSAWISSLEKHFKFEPTGGVAYLVLLARQYWQQWRGTLASQRTGSLFDTPLFQPRAHGHANYQHFEKYHDLTNWSDSLGDRLPKMWFRDLFEIKTILPYPQAEIGCSVSQSFNNQLASSRKHNNQALKGELRKLARGVDSDEKLPGKAGLLLNLLAEYYFYQSAQRAVVLNIGRIFELIIASLLGNVELSDLQRILLAAPFFSAKDLAQDIVVSAQNDPADEESGGPDENVDEDKETPLDSALIALQLEIKQWREGYEIDQLDISPWLVYKVFEKVYAMISDNKTHQNGLNYLTIALNKAGLVFYATWSAFGSFEKGRLFGLPELVTDVGLRSSRNFKQNDHFKMNIGHLAPYKQRVAGRTDVEDHRALFGRKTRTIANALAYHPLRNLVDDVCNTYLSRKRPDSMSGAQSKKGKKKSANKWLSDKLNINFGGKEGDIEKVKKAIRAMPESKCKEIWEEMSKEYKRNSAAKVALNKALELEEKFPGLTGFSDAPAHPD